One genomic segment of Pandoraea sputorum includes these proteins:
- a CDS encoding LysR family transcriptional regulator, whose amino-acid sequence MLDRIHLSIVQEVEKQGSLTAAAGVLHVTQSALSHSMKKLEQQLGTHIWLREGRSLRLTQAGQYLLAVANRVLPQLDLAEERLQQFAQGERGALRIGMECHPCYQWLLKVVSPYLAAWPDVDVDVKQKFQFGGIGALFGYEIDLLVTPDPLNKPGLVFEPVFDYEQVLVVASNHKLANEPYIKPRQLTNEVLVAYPVPVDRLDIYNMFLTPAGITPKRHKPIETTDIMMQMVASGRGVAALPRWLVLEYADKMDVVPVRLGKNGIAKHIYLGAREADMETDYLRAFIEQAKHPAKV is encoded by the coding sequence ATGCTTGACCGTATCCATTTGTCCATCGTTCAGGAGGTGGAAAAGCAGGGGTCGCTGACCGCCGCTGCAGGTGTGCTGCACGTGACGCAGTCGGCGCTGAGCCACAGCATGAAGAAGCTGGAGCAGCAACTGGGCACCCACATCTGGTTGCGTGAAGGCCGAAGTTTGCGTCTGACGCAGGCCGGTCAATATTTGCTGGCGGTGGCCAACCGGGTGCTGCCGCAACTGGATCTGGCCGAGGAGCGCTTGCAGCAGTTCGCGCAGGGTGAGCGGGGCGCGCTGCGCATCGGCATGGAATGCCACCCTTGTTACCAGTGGTTGCTCAAAGTCGTGTCGCCCTATCTGGCCGCGTGGCCGGACGTCGATGTCGACGTCAAACAGAAATTCCAGTTCGGTGGCATTGGTGCGCTGTTCGGTTACGAGATCGATCTGCTGGTCACGCCCGATCCGCTGAACAAGCCAGGACTCGTCTTCGAGCCGGTGTTCGATTACGAACAGGTGCTGGTCGTTGCCAGCAACCACAAGCTGGCCAACGAGCCATACATCAAGCCCAGGCAACTGACCAATGAGGTGCTGGTGGCTTATCCGGTGCCGGTCGACCGTCTGGATATCTACAACATGTTCCTCACACCGGCGGGCATTACGCCGAAGCGCCATAAACCCATCGAAACCACCGACATCATGATGCAGATGGTCGCGAGCGGTCGTGGTGTGGCGGCGCTACCTCGCTGGCTCGTGCTGGAGTACGCGGACAAGATGGACGTGGTGCCCGTCCGACTGGGCAAGAACGGTATCGCTAAGCACATCTATCTGGGCGCTCGCGAGGCCGATATGGAGACCGATTATCTGCGCGCATTTATCGAGCAGGCGAAGCACCCCGCCAAGGTCTGA
- a CDS encoding epoxyqueuosine reductase QueH, giving the protein MELLVVSAIERKPLALPGGHKKVLLHSCCAPCSGEVMEAIQASGIDFTIFFYNPNIHPLKEYELRKNENIRFAEKFGIPFVDADYDRDNWFERAKGMEHEPERGVRCTMCFDMRFERTALYAHEHGFPVITSSLGISRWKNMQQINDCGVRAASHYPDMLYWEYNWRKGGGSARMIEISKRENFYQQEYCGCIYSLRDTNKHRVESGRERIQLGVTFYGDGTAEQGE; this is encoded by the coding sequence ATGGAGCTTCTCGTGGTGTCCGCAATCGAACGCAAGCCATTGGCATTACCCGGCGGGCACAAGAAGGTGTTGCTGCACTCATGCTGCGCGCCGTGCTCCGGTGAAGTCATGGAGGCCATTCAGGCTTCCGGCATCGACTTCACGATCTTCTTCTACAACCCGAATATCCATCCGCTCAAGGAATACGAGCTTCGCAAGAACGAGAACATCCGTTTTGCCGAGAAGTTCGGGATTCCGTTCGTCGACGCCGATTACGACCGCGACAACTGGTTCGAACGTGCCAAAGGTATGGAGCACGAACCGGAGCGCGGCGTGCGCTGCACGATGTGCTTCGACATGCGCTTCGAGCGCACCGCGCTGTATGCCCATGAGCATGGCTTTCCGGTCATCACGAGTTCGCTCGGGATCTCGCGCTGGAAAAACATGCAGCAGATCAACGATTGTGGCGTGCGCGCAGCGTCTCACTATCCCGACATGCTGTACTGGGAATACAACTGGCGCAAAGGCGGCGGGTCCGCTCGCATGATCGAGATCAGCAAGCGCGAGAACTTCTACCAGCAAGAGTACTGCGGCTGCATTTATTCGCTGCGCGACACGAACAAGCATCGTGTGGAGAGCGGTCGTGAGCGCATTCAACTCGGCGTGACGTTCTACGGTGACGGCACCGCAGAACAGGGCGAGTAA
- a CDS encoding DUF1852 domain-containing protein yields the protein MSQDFTFAIKRIPFDEDYRPSDNTRITTNFANLARGSRRQENLRNTLQMIDNRFNALAHWDNPKGDRYTVKLDIISVEMSIGGENNGTALPLIEILKTSIFDKKNNVHIDGMAGNNFSSYVRDYDFSVLLLAHNKDQPKFGTPENFGDLHGKLFKSFVNSDTYKANFNKQPVICLSVSSTRTYRRTANVHPVLGTEYLQDEYSLTDEYFAKMGLRVRYFMPRNSVAPLAFYFSGDLLGDYTDLELISTISTMDTFQKIYRPEIYNANSAAGESYQPSLKHQDYSLTRIVYDREERSRLAIEQGKFVEEHFVKPYRATLDQWSANYAH from the coding sequence ATGAGTCAAGATTTCACATTCGCCATCAAGCGCATTCCTTTCGACGAGGACTATCGTCCGTCGGACAACACGCGCATCACGACCAATTTTGCTAATTTGGCCCGTGGCAGCCGCCGCCAGGAAAACCTGCGCAACACCCTCCAGATGATCGACAACCGTTTCAATGCGCTGGCGCATTGGGACAATCCGAAGGGCGACCGTTACACCGTCAAGCTCGACATCATTTCCGTCGAAATGAGCATTGGCGGTGAAAATAATGGGACCGCGCTTCCGCTGATCGAAATATTGAAAACCAGTATTTTCGACAAGAAGAACAACGTGCATATCGACGGCATGGCAGGGAACAACTTCTCCTCCTATGTGCGCGATTACGACTTCAGCGTGCTCTTGCTGGCGCACAACAAGGACCAGCCGAAGTTCGGCACGCCGGAGAACTTCGGCGACCTGCATGGCAAGCTGTTCAAGTCGTTCGTGAACTCGGACACTTACAAAGCCAACTTCAACAAGCAACCTGTCATTTGCCTGAGCGTGTCGAGCACGCGCACCTACCGTAGAACGGCCAATGTGCACCCTGTGCTGGGCACCGAATACCTGCAGGACGAGTATTCGCTGACCGATGAATACTTCGCGAAGATGGGCTTGAGAGTTCGCTATTTCATGCCTCGCAATAGCGTCGCGCCTCTGGCTTTCTATTTCTCCGGCGATTTGCTCGGCGATTACACGGATCTCGAACTGATCAGCACGATCAGCACGATGGACACGTTCCAGAAGATCTATCGCCCTGAGATTTACAACGCGAATTCCGCCGCAGGGGAATCCTATCAGCCGAGCCTGAAGCATCAGGATTACTCGCTGACTCGCATTGTCTACGATCGAGAAGAACGTAGCCGTCTGGCTATCGAGCAAGGGAAGTTTGTCGAGGAGCACTTCGTCAAACCCTACCGCGCCACGCTTGATCAGTGGTCCGCTAACTACGCTCATTGA
- a CDS encoding methionine synthase, whose product MKKLLPTSTAGSLPKPSWLAEPEKLWSPWKLEGEELVQGKQDALRLSLQEQQHAGIDIVSDGEQTRQHFVTTFIEHLSGVDFNNRQTVRIRDRYDASVPTVVGAVARQKPVFVEDAKFLRAQTKQPIKWALPGPMTMIDTLYDDHYKSREKLAWEFAKILNEEAKELEAAGVDIIQFDEPAFNVFFDEVNEWGVATLERAIEGLKCETAVHICYGYGIKANTDWKKSLGTEWRQYEEAFPKLQKSSIDMISLECHNSHVPIDLIELIRGKKVMVGAIDVASETIETPEEVASTLRKALQFVDADKLFPCTNCGMAPLSRAVARGKLAALSAGAEIVRRELSN is encoded by the coding sequence GTGAAAAAATTGTTGCCGACTTCGACTGCAGGTAGCTTGCCGAAACCGTCCTGGCTCGCAGAACCCGAGAAACTCTGGTCGCCCTGGAAGCTGGAAGGCGAAGAATTGGTACAGGGCAAGCAAGATGCACTGCGTCTGTCTCTGCAAGAGCAGCAGCACGCAGGCATTGATATCGTCAGCGACGGCGAGCAGACGCGTCAGCATTTCGTGACGACGTTTATCGAACACCTGAGCGGCGTGGACTTCAATAACCGTCAGACCGTGCGAATTCGCGACCGCTACGACGCGAGCGTGCCGACGGTCGTGGGCGCTGTCGCCCGTCAAAAGCCGGTGTTCGTCGAAGACGCGAAGTTCTTGCGTGCGCAGACCAAGCAGCCGATCAAGTGGGCGCTGCCCGGCCCGATGACGATGATCGACACGCTGTACGACGATCACTACAAGAGCCGCGAAAAGCTGGCCTGGGAATTCGCCAAGATTCTCAATGAGGAAGCGAAGGAACTGGAAGCAGCGGGCGTCGACATCATTCAATTCGACGAACCGGCATTCAACGTCTTCTTCGACGAAGTCAACGAATGGGGCGTGGCGACGCTGGAGCGCGCCATCGAAGGGCTCAAGTGCGAAACCGCCGTTCACATTTGCTACGGCTATGGCATCAAAGCCAATACGGACTGGAAGAAGTCGCTGGGCACGGAGTGGCGTCAGTATGAAGAAGCCTTTCCGAAGCTGCAAAAATCCAGCATCGATATGATCTCGCTGGAATGCCACAACTCGCATGTGCCCATCGATCTGATCGAGCTCATTCGCGGCAAGAAGGTGATGGTCGGGGCCATTGACGTGGCCTCCGAAACCATCGAAACGCCGGAAGAAGTCGCCAGCACGCTGCGCAAGGCATTGCAGTTTGTCGACGCCGACAAGCTCTTTCCGTGCACCAACTGCGGTATGGCGCCACTGTCCCGTGCGGTGGCACGCGGCAAGCTGGCTGCACTGAGCGCCGGTGCGGAAATCGTGCGTCGCGAACTGTCGAACTAA
- a CDS encoding flavin reductase family protein, with protein MSLPRPAIEPLRFREALGHYASGITIITSHIDDEPLGFTCQSFYSVSTTPPLVSFSVMATSASYPRIRQAGRFAVNILSGEQADISNQFARRGTDKWRGVDWQTSPLGNPIIPGSLHWLDCEIYAEHAAGDHMIVIGEVKALDAQDAAANQPLLYFKGQYRNIADH; from the coding sequence ATGTCACTTCCCCGTCCGGCCATCGAACCACTGCGCTTTCGTGAAGCGCTCGGGCACTACGCTTCCGGTATTACGATCATTACGTCGCACATCGACGACGAGCCGTTAGGCTTCACTTGTCAGTCGTTCTATAGCGTGTCGACGACTCCGCCGCTGGTGTCGTTCAGCGTGATGGCGACGTCGGCCAGCTATCCCAGGATCCGTCAGGCGGGACGCTTCGCCGTCAACATCCTGTCGGGAGAACAAGCGGACATTTCCAACCAGTTCGCCCGACGAGGCACCGACAAATGGCGCGGCGTCGATTGGCAGACCTCGCCGCTGGGCAACCCGATCATTCCGGGAAGTCTTCACTGGCTGGATTGCGAAATCTACGCCGAACACGCCGCAGGCGATCACATGATTGTGATCGGCGAAGTGAAGGCGTTAGACGCGCAGGATGCTGCGGCGAATCAGCCGTTGTTGTACTTCAAAGGGCAATATCGCAACATTGCCGATCACTGA
- a CDS encoding rhodanese-like domain-containing protein encodes MSTLSEKNAVTAIPAAESAAALAHFRASLQFETDCSDVASALTSGSPGFVLLDVRSPALFARGHIRGAVNLMHGKIIASKLAEYSDDTLFVTYCAGPHCNGATRGAIRLAQLGRPVKVMMGGVTGWLDEGFDLAVGELE; translated from the coding sequence ATGTCCACCCTCAGCGAAAAGAACGCCGTCACCGCTATCCCCGCCGCCGAGAGCGCTGCTGCACTCGCCCACTTTCGCGCGTCGCTACAATTTGAAACCGATTGCTCCGATGTTGCCAGTGCACTGACCAGCGGATCACCCGGCTTCGTGTTGCTCGACGTTCGAAGCCCGGCGCTGTTTGCCCGCGGGCACATACGTGGCGCAGTGAACTTGATGCACGGCAAGATCATCGCGTCGAAGCTCGCCGAATATTCGGACGACACGCTTTTCGTGACCTACTGCGCGGGACCGCACTGCAACGGCGCAACGCGAGGGGCCATTCGGCTGGCACAGTTGGGACGGCCAGTGAAGGTGATGATGGGCGGTGTTACCGGATGGCTCGACGAAGGCTTCGACCTTGCAGTGGGCGAACTTGAGTGA
- the ftrA gene encoding transcriptional regulator FtrA, translating to MKNRLVIALAYDRLCTFEFGCVTELFALERPELGVDWYRFSVCAIEPGPLRAAGGITVAAPYALKRLDSADTIVVPGWRDPDEVPPEALLKKIRAAHRRGARLCSICSGVFVLAAAGVLDGKTVTTHWRYAEKLQQRYPNVRVQSDALYVDEGQIITSAGSAAGLDMLLHLVRRDYGSAVANRVAQRLVVPPHREGGQAQFVPRPMPRDESGRLAKLIDWVRQHPALPHTLRSLAERAAMSPRTLQRHFQDATGMAPYEWLTHERVAVARELLEAQPSMPMQRIVELAGFGSEESMRRHFRRIAHTSPAAYREKFGHDARTRKV from the coding sequence ATGAAAAATCGTCTTGTCATTGCGTTGGCGTATGACCGGCTCTGTACTTTCGAGTTTGGCTGCGTCACCGAATTGTTCGCGCTGGAGCGCCCCGAGCTCGGTGTCGACTGGTATCGCTTCAGCGTTTGCGCTATCGAGCCCGGACCGTTGCGTGCGGCCGGTGGCATCACCGTTGCCGCGCCCTATGCGCTCAAGCGACTCGACAGTGCTGACACGATTGTGGTGCCCGGGTGGCGCGATCCGGACGAAGTGCCGCCCGAGGCGCTGCTCAAGAAGATTCGCGCAGCCCATCGGCGTGGCGCACGTCTTTGCTCGATCTGTTCGGGCGTATTTGTGTTGGCTGCGGCTGGCGTGCTCGATGGCAAGACAGTGACCACCCACTGGCGCTACGCCGAGAAATTGCAACAGCGTTACCCGAACGTGCGCGTACAGTCGGACGCGCTGTATGTCGACGAAGGTCAGATCATTACGTCGGCGGGATCGGCAGCGGGGCTCGACATGCTCCTCCATCTGGTGCGACGGGATTACGGGAGTGCAGTGGCCAATCGGGTTGCCCAGCGGCTTGTGGTGCCTCCGCACCGCGAGGGCGGTCAGGCGCAGTTTGTGCCGCGCCCCATGCCGCGTGACGAAAGTGGACGTCTGGCGAAGTTGATCGATTGGGTGCGCCAACACCCGGCTTTACCGCACACGCTGCGCTCGCTTGCCGAAAGGGCGGCGATGAGTCCACGCACCTTGCAGCGGCATTTTCAGGACGCTACCGGCATGGCGCCTTATGAATGGCTGACGCACGAGCGTGTGGCGGTGGCGCGAGAGCTACTTGAAGCACAACCGTCCATGCCGATGCAGCGCATCGTCGAGCTGGCAGGCTTCGGCTCGGAGGAATCGATGCGCAGACATTTCCGACGCATCGCCCATACAAGTCCGGCCGCATATCGGGAGAAGTTTGGCCACGACGCACGAACGCGGAAGGTTTGA
- a CDS encoding LysR family transcriptional regulator: MSSDLKLHQLECLVAVADHGSVRAAAGRLGRSPTAVSKALRELEQSMNVVLMERRADGVGLTPSGTALLSHARLILGQLSRASEDVAQAAAKRGGTIRMSVTPWLMHGVIPAVVRDFREQRPDVQLDIAEHLGGDYPAVRNGQLDFAFGPSPDAGQERALEIRPIYTYSFAVVCRPGHRAAGARTIADLRGYDWLLSRSMERTAQAIRALLEDQRDEAVQRCHFARSVSAALAIVRSTDMLTAVPWPLIETPDMRDRFVALDFDAINDEITTCLITRRYEPLQGAALAFLETFWRVSRGLAGSPDGATRRIFSMVEPAYL; encoded by the coding sequence ATGTCGTCCGATCTGAAGCTCCATCAACTGGAATGCCTCGTCGCCGTGGCCGATCACGGTAGCGTGCGGGCTGCTGCGGGTAGGCTCGGCCGCTCGCCGACCGCTGTCAGCAAGGCGCTGCGGGAGCTTGAACAATCGATGAACGTGGTGCTGATGGAGCGCCGGGCGGATGGCGTGGGACTCACACCCTCTGGCACCGCCCTGCTCTCCCACGCACGATTGATCCTCGGACAACTGAGCCGGGCGAGCGAAGACGTGGCACAAGCGGCCGCCAAAAGAGGCGGCACGATTCGCATGTCTGTCACCCCATGGTTGATGCATGGCGTGATTCCAGCGGTCGTACGGGATTTTCGGGAACAACGTCCGGACGTTCAGCTCGATATCGCCGAGCATCTTGGAGGCGACTACCCGGCGGTGCGCAACGGGCAATTGGATTTCGCATTCGGTCCAAGTCCTGACGCAGGGCAAGAGCGCGCGCTGGAGATCCGGCCGATCTACACGTACTCGTTCGCGGTGGTTTGCCGCCCGGGGCATCGGGCGGCAGGCGCGCGCACGATCGCCGATCTGCGGGGTTACGACTGGCTGCTAAGCCGTTCGATGGAACGCACGGCACAGGCTATTCGTGCGTTGCTGGAAGACCAACGAGACGAGGCGGTGCAGCGTTGTCACTTCGCACGGTCGGTCAGCGCTGCACTAGCGATCGTGCGCTCGACCGACATGCTGACGGCAGTCCCCTGGCCGTTGATCGAGACCCCGGACATGCGCGACCGTTTTGTAGCTCTCGATTTTGATGCGATCAACGACGAGATTACGACGTGCCTGATCACCCGTAGATACGAGCCGCTGCAAGGCGCAGCACTGGCGTTTCTGGAAACGTTCTGGCGCGTCTCCCGAGGACTTGCAGGGTCCCCCGACGGCGCGACCCGTCGCATTTTTAGCATGGTGGAACCGGCGTATCTCTGA
- a CDS encoding porin, which translates to MSRIPICTGTTAYRRPLRVALSGLATSALLVVGNTAARAEVQLYGAVDNYVSYDSGGKGSSTQVGSGAGSTSRFGLTGTEDLGGGLESGFRLESGFTANNGTLQSTNTIFNREANVWLSSRRYGMLKLGRQFPTIFPLSSQVDPYALTKLSLMSNLAYATSDLGGSATGIDSRVANAVSYTTPDMSGFSGQVLYGFSTASASGAPAHFTGYLAQYEGQRLYAGLSYNVVRDDLSRATDHYGAGLSYKIGSSTLSLAYNRIVPSVASGRIATTYLLGATVPVGPHVFKLSVIERLVAGGGNHAFGALGGYDYQLSKRTALYARMAWINNGGASALTLDNAQTSAGRDVFVTALGVTHRF; encoded by the coding sequence ATGAGCCGCATCCCCATCTGCACCGGCACGACCGCCTATCGACGCCCCTTGCGCGTTGCACTGAGCGGCCTTGCCACGAGCGCGTTACTGGTCGTGGGCAACACCGCTGCGCGGGCTGAGGTGCAACTGTACGGCGCCGTCGATAACTACGTCAGCTACGACTCGGGGGGCAAGGGCAGTTCGACACAAGTCGGCAGCGGTGCGGGTTCGACCTCACGTTTCGGGCTGACAGGCACGGAGGATCTGGGCGGGGGCCTCGAATCCGGTTTCCGGCTGGAATCGGGCTTCACCGCCAACAATGGCACGCTCCAGTCAACCAACACCATCTTCAATCGGGAAGCGAACGTGTGGTTGAGCTCGCGCCGCTACGGCATGCTCAAACTCGGCCGTCAGTTTCCGACGATCTTCCCGCTCTCATCGCAGGTCGATCCGTACGCCCTGACCAAGCTGTCGCTGATGTCCAATCTGGCCTACGCGACATCGGATCTCGGGGGGAGCGCGACAGGTATCGATTCGCGTGTGGCGAACGCCGTGAGCTACACCACGCCGGATATGAGCGGTTTCTCAGGGCAGGTGCTGTACGGCTTTAGTACCGCCAGCGCCAGCGGCGCACCGGCGCACTTCACCGGCTACCTGGCGCAATACGAAGGCCAACGCCTGTATGCAGGCCTGTCGTACAACGTGGTACGCGACGACTTGTCCCGGGCCACCGACCACTACGGCGCAGGCTTGTCCTACAAGATCGGCAGCTCAACGCTATCGCTGGCTTACAACCGCATCGTGCCCAGCGTCGCATCGGGGCGCATTGCGACCACGTATCTGCTCGGCGCAACCGTGCCCGTCGGTCCGCATGTTTTCAAGTTGTCGGTCATCGAGCGCCTGGTGGCCGGTGGTGGCAATCATGCGTTCGGCGCGCTGGGCGGCTACGACTATCAGTTGTCCAAGCGCACCGCGTTGTATGCGCGCATGGCCTGGATCAACAACGGCGGGGCATCGGCACTCACGCTCGATAACGCACAGACCAGTGCCGGACGCGACGTGTTCGTGACGGCGTTGGGCGTAACGCACCGTTTCTGA
- a CDS encoding M20 aminoacylase family protein, whose protein sequence is MPHDTTEHAFPAVIEADIPADILEHDASMRALRHQIHAHPELAYEEFQTSDLVAGKLTEWGYTVSRGIGGTGLVGTLKVGDSPRTVGIRADMDALPIQEATGKPYASHHAGKMHACGHDGHTATLLAAARHLAKTRDFDGTLHLIFQPAEEGLAGAKKMIEDGLFERFPCDAVFAYHNMPGFPVGKIGFRAGPAMASSDTVIIRVHGRGGHGSMPNDSVDSVLAASHIVVALQSIVSRNVDPRRMAVVTVGAIHGGDAPNVIPDSVELRLSVRAHTPKVREQLRDRIVELVNAQAAVFGAHAEIDYRWRYPALINDADMTEFARQVALDWLGPQGLMEDFEPLTGSEDFSFMLEKCAGSYLIIGNGEGAGGCMVHNPHYDFNDALLPIGATYWTRLVERFLSPEQTA, encoded by the coding sequence ATGCCCCACGACACCACTGAGCACGCCTTTCCGGCGGTGATCGAGGCCGACATCCCGGCCGACATTCTCGAACACGACGCCAGCATGCGCGCGCTGCGTCATCAGATTCACGCGCATCCGGAGCTGGCTTACGAAGAATTCCAGACGAGCGACCTGGTGGCCGGCAAGCTCACAGAATGGGGTTACACCGTCTCGCGCGGCATTGGCGGCACCGGTCTGGTGGGCACCCTCAAGGTGGGCGACAGTCCTCGAACCGTGGGTATACGCGCGGACATGGATGCGTTGCCGATCCAGGAGGCCACCGGTAAGCCTTACGCCAGCCATCACGCTGGGAAAATGCATGCCTGCGGTCATGACGGGCACACCGCGACATTGCTGGCGGCGGCTCGCCATCTGGCCAAGACGCGCGACTTTGACGGTACTTTGCATCTGATTTTCCAACCGGCGGAGGAGGGGCTGGCCGGCGCAAAGAAAATGATCGAAGACGGTCTGTTCGAGCGTTTCCCGTGCGACGCTGTGTTCGCGTATCACAACATGCCGGGCTTTCCGGTCGGCAAGATCGGTTTCCGAGCCGGCCCTGCCATGGCATCGTCGGATACGGTGATTATTCGGGTGCACGGCCGTGGCGGGCACGGTTCGATGCCGAACGACAGTGTTGATTCGGTGCTTGCGGCGTCGCACATCGTTGTGGCGCTTCAATCGATCGTGTCGCGTAACGTCGACCCGCGCCGCATGGCGGTGGTGACGGTCGGGGCGATTCACGGCGGCGATGCGCCCAACGTAATTCCGGACAGCGTGGAGCTTCGCCTGTCCGTTCGGGCGCACACACCGAAAGTGCGCGAGCAGTTGCGTGATCGCATCGTCGAGCTGGTGAATGCACAGGCCGCCGTGTTCGGCGCGCATGCCGAGATCGACTACCGGTGGCGATATCCGGCGTTGATCAACGACGCCGACATGACCGAATTTGCGCGGCAAGTGGCGCTGGACTGGCTGGGCCCCCAGGGGCTAATGGAGGACTTCGAACCGCTGACCGGCAGCGAAGACTTCTCGTTCATGCTGGAGAAGTGCGCCGGCAGCTACCTGATCATCGGTAACGGAGAAGGCGCCGGTGGCTGCATGGTGCACAACCCGCATTACGATTTCAACGACGCGCTGCTGCCGATCGGTGCAACGTACTGGACACGTCTGGTCGAGCGCTTCCTGAGCCCGGAGCAAACAGCATGA